One Flagellimonas sp. CMM7 genomic region harbors:
- a CDS encoding amino acid permease, producing MSKKLSEFPATAICGNDISSSCLYVSALAIGYAGQYAWISLLIVAAVLFLFRKIYGEVVGALPLNGGAYNALLNTTSKSTASLAATLTLLSYMATAVISASEGMYYVHSLWNGWPVITATILLLLFFMVLTIVGIGESANVASAIFIFHIFSLVTLSTFCLYHFYENGLGIITANFDRPIQGDSVVTALFLGFSAAMLGISGFESSANYVEEQEKGVFRKTLRNMWIVVSVFNPLMAFLALSLIPIPEVATHKETLLSYMGELSGGNGLSILISVDAALVLSGAVLTSFVGVKGLVERMTLDRILPKLLLKKNKRGSYYRIPILFFFMCLSILLITKGDLSALAGVYTIAFLSVMALFGFGNFLLKIRRKRLPRPEKSSWSGLFLAVIAVIAALVGNMVMNPSYFEVFLEYLGPSFLIVFFMLNRNAILTFLLTITKHCFKPLDRYIGQINKKIYKTIIDINSQEFVFFTHGDDIATLNKVMLYISKNEPTKKIKVVTTYMDEVYLSEQLEKDIEVLDREYPKIDIEYLKLKGVFGPEMVQKLSADWNIPVNFMFIGSPDDRFPYKVSELGGVRLVI from the coding sequence ATGTCAAAAAAACTGAGTGAGTTTCCGGCAACGGCCATTTGTGGCAATGATATAAGCTCGTCATGTTTGTATGTTTCCGCACTGGCCATTGGCTATGCCGGTCAATATGCCTGGATATCGCTGTTGATAGTAGCGGCAGTACTGTTTCTGTTCAGAAAAATATATGGTGAGGTCGTGGGCGCATTGCCCCTAAATGGTGGGGCATACAATGCGTTGTTGAACACTACGAGCAAATCAACCGCCTCATTGGCGGCGACCCTGACCCTTTTGTCCTATATGGCCACTGCGGTCATCTCTGCAAGTGAAGGCATGTACTATGTGCACAGCTTATGGAACGGTTGGCCTGTAATCACGGCGACCATTCTGTTATTGCTCTTTTTTATGGTGCTGACCATTGTAGGTATAGGGGAGTCCGCGAACGTGGCAAGTGCCATATTTATTTTCCATATTTTTTCACTGGTAACCCTCTCTACTTTTTGCCTATATCATTTTTATGAAAATGGTTTGGGGATTATAACTGCAAACTTTGATAGGCCGATTCAGGGAGATAGCGTGGTCACCGCTTTATTTTTAGGGTTTTCCGCAGCCATGTTGGGAATAAGCGGTTTTGAGAGTTCAGCGAATTATGTGGAAGAACAGGAAAAAGGGGTCTTTAGAAAAACGCTGCGCAATATGTGGATTGTGGTAAGCGTGTTCAACCCATTGATGGCGTTTTTGGCCTTGTCCCTCATCCCCATTCCAGAGGTTGCAACACACAAGGAAACACTGTTGTCCTATATGGGCGAACTTTCAGGGGGCAATGGGCTGTCCATCCTTATTTCGGTTGATGCTGCCCTGGTATTGAGCGGTGCGGTGCTTACATCTTTTGTAGGGGTCAAAGGACTAGTGGAGCGAATGACTCTGGATCGGATTTTGCCCAAATTGCTGCTCAAGAAAAACAAGCGTGGCAGTTATTATCGGATCCCCATTTTGTTCTTTTTCATGTGCTTATCAATATTGTTGATCACCAAGGGAGATCTAAGTGCTTTGGCCGGGGTCTATACCATTGCATTTTTATCGGTCATGGCACTTTTCGGATTCGGAAATTTTTTATTGAAAATACGTCGTAAACGACTGCCCAGACCAGAAAAATCATCTTGGTCGGGGTTGTTTCTGGCCGTGATTGCCGTAATAGCGGCATTGGTTGGTAATATGGTAATGAACCCCAGCTATTTTGAGGTGTTTTTAGAGTATTTGGGACCCTCATTTCTAATAGTGTTCTTTATGCTCAATAGAAACGCTATCCTTACCTTTCTGCTGACCATCACAAAACATTGTTTTAAGCCATTGGATAGGTATATTGGCCAAATCAATAAAAAAATATATAAAACCATAATTGATATAAATTCGCAAGAGTTTGTGTTCTTTACCCATGGCGATGACATAGCAACGCTTAACAAGGTCATGCTCTATATTTCTAAAAACGAGCCAACTAAAAAGATTAAAGTTGTTACCACTTATATGGACGAGGTATATCTTTCTGAACAACTGGAAAAAGATATTGAGGTGCTGGATCGGGAATACCCCAAGATTGATATAGAATACCTTAAGCTCAAAGGTGTTTTTGGACCAGAAATGGTTCAAAAACTCTCTGCGGATTGGAATATCCCTGTCAATTTTATGTTCATTGGATCCCCTGATGATAGGTTCCCCTATAAAGTATCTGAACTTGGTGGTGTAAGACTGGTCATATAA
- a CDS encoding LysE family transporter, translated as MNKLIRIGFTGFLISFLGSLPLGTLNVTAFHIAVFEGVNDLIWFALAVVLIELVVVRITLNWSSNTLDLRNRAFLYIMPVAVLVLFYLSISSFMLIGEKKELGADLHLIPMIKSFFLLGLLLSALNPMHFPFWLGWNSFLKSKQLLNTNRGMYFFYLFGIGTGSSTGLFVFILTGQFIFKNIQQYNYIISFIMGCLYLGFSLYMLFIFYKNHFKPIPIK; from the coding sequence ATGAACAAGCTCATACGAATAGGATTCACTGGGTTTTTGATCAGTTTTTTGGGGTCATTGCCCTTAGGCACCCTAAATGTTACCGCCTTTCATATTGCGGTATTTGAAGGTGTCAATGATCTAATATGGTTTGCTCTGGCTGTCGTACTTATAGAATTGGTGGTTGTTAGGATCACATTGAACTGGTCAAGCAATACCCTTGATTTAAGGAACAGGGCTTTTTTATACATTATGCCAGTAGCAGTACTGGTTTTGTTCTATTTGTCTATTTCCAGTTTTATGTTGATCGGAGAGAAAAAGGAGTTAGGAGCAGACCTTCACCTGATTCCCATGATAAAGTCTTTTTTTTTACTGGGTCTGCTCTTGAGCGCATTGAATCCAATGCACTTTCCATTTTGGTTAGGTTGGAACAGTTTCCTAAAGTCAAAACAGTTGTTGAACACAAACCGAGGAATGTACTTCTTTTACCTTTTTGGAATTGGGACAGGGTCATCAACAGGTCTGTTCGTTTTTATCCTTACCGGACAATTCATATTTAAAAATATTCAACAGTACAATTACATCATTAGTTTTATAATGGGTTGTCTGTATTTGGGCTTTTCACTATATATGCTTTTCATTTTTTATAAAAACCATTTCAAACCAATACCTATAAAGTAA
- the zwf gene encoding glucose-6-phosphate dehydrogenase, producing MTDNHIYVIFGASGDLTKRKLVPALYALFVEGLLPEKFALLGASRSSISDEDFRDRMKTAISEFKEIDDSSKIGEFVHKLHYTSVDFKDEAAFANFKQKLGALREEKEIGGNTVFYLSTPPSLYGVIPTHLASVGLNNEEDGWKRMIIEKPFGYDLDSALALKDKLLKSWNEEQLYRIDHYLGKETVQNLLVTRFSNGTFEPLWNRNYIHHVEITAAESIGIEKRGGYYDKSGALRDMVQNHLLQVAGITAMEPPSSLEPSAIRNEILKVFQSIRPMKKEDVKTHVIRGQYTTASANGEKLQGYRNEEGVGPNSITETYVALKFHIDNFRWGGVPFYIRTGKRLPTRVTEVVIHFKRTPHFLFSQGSMGNTCNQLVIRIQPDEGVMMKFGMKAPGSGFEVENVNMDFHYSELIDKRIPSAYERLIHDSMKGDTTLFARTEEVLEAWKFLSPVIESWKNDEDIPVYGYPAGSWGPLAADELIEDKAMTWRYPCKNLSNDGTHCEL from the coding sequence ATGACGGATAACCACATATATGTCATTTTTGGTGCTTCGGGCGATCTCACTAAACGTAAATTGGTGCCTGCGCTGTACGCCTTGTTCGTAGAAGGCTTGCTCCCCGAAAAATTTGCCTTGCTCGGGGCTTCACGTTCTTCAATTTCTGACGAAGATTTTAGGGATAGAATGAAAACCGCGATCTCTGAATTCAAGGAAATTGACGATTCGAGCAAGATCGGTGAATTCGTTCATAAACTCCATTATACATCGGTAGATTTTAAAGACGAGGCCGCCTTTGCCAACTTCAAGCAAAAGTTAGGGGCTTTGAGGGAGGAAAAGGAAATCGGCGGGAACACCGTTTTTTATCTATCCACTCCGCCTAGTTTATACGGCGTGATTCCCACCCACCTTGCTTCTGTTGGATTGAACAATGAGGAAGACGGTTGGAAACGGATGATCATTGAAAAACCTTTTGGCTATGATCTGGATTCGGCCTTGGCCTTGAAAGACAAATTGTTAAAAAGCTGGAATGAGGAACAACTCTATAGAATTGACCATTATTTAGGGAAGGAAACGGTACAGAACCTTCTCGTCACCAGATTCTCGAACGGGACTTTTGAACCGTTATGGAACCGCAACTACATCCACCATGTGGAGATTACGGCCGCAGAAAGTATTGGCATTGAAAAACGCGGAGGGTATTACGATAAATCCGGAGCCTTGCGCGATATGGTGCAGAACCATTTATTGCAGGTTGCGGGCATTACCGCTATGGAGCCCCCATCATCTTTAGAACCATCGGCCATACGGAACGAAATTTTAAAGGTGTTCCAATCCATACGCCCAATGAAAAAAGAAGATGTAAAGACCCATGTGATCAGGGGGCAATACACAACGGCAAGTGCCAACGGTGAAAAATTACAGGGGTATAGAAACGAAGAAGGTGTAGGGCCAAATTCGATCACAGAGACTTATGTGGCCCTAAAATTCCACATAGATAACTTTAGATGGGGCGGGGTTCCCTTTTACATCAGAACCGGAAAAAGGTTGCCGACACGGGTCACCGAAGTGGTCATACATTTTAAACGCACACCACATTTTCTGTTTTCCCAAGGATCCATGGGCAATACCTGCAACCAATTGGTCATTCGCATACAGCCAGATGAAGGTGTTATGATGAAATTTGGTATGAAAGCGCCAGGTTCAGGTTTTGAAGTTGAAAACGTAAATATGGATTTCCACTATTCCGAACTTATCGATAAGCGCATTCCATCGGCCTACGAACGGCTCATTCATGATTCCATGAAAGGGGACACCACCTTGTTTGCCAGAACGGAAGAAGTACTTGAGGCATGGAAATTCCTGTCCCCTGTAATCGAAAGTTGGAAAAATGATGAGGACATTCCCGTTTATGGATATCCCGCGGGTTCGTGGGGGCCTTTAGCCGCAGACGAGCTGATAGAGGATAAGGCAATGACATGGCGCTATCCTTGTAAAAACCTTTCCAATGATGGAACCCATTGTGAATTGTAA
- a CDS encoding DinB family protein, whose translation MFKSSQQTLEEFKVVLLQLPKDCYSKPCETLSQATIGQHTRHIIELYQCLLSGFEFDEVCYDKRKRDKRIETDVDFAIYHLGQIQQLLEKPDKKLTMVYELNGNREEMESNYFREVMYNLEHTIHHQALIKVGINQLTHVMLPDSFGVAPSTIQYREQAV comes from the coding sequence ATGTTCAAATCATCACAACAGACCTTGGAAGAATTCAAAGTAGTATTGCTTCAACTCCCCAAGGATTGCTATTCAAAGCCGTGTGAGACACTATCGCAGGCCACGATAGGCCAGCATACAAGGCATATCATTGAGCTGTACCAATGTTTGCTCAGCGGTTTTGAATTTGACGAAGTTTGCTATGACAAGCGCAAAAGGGACAAACGTATTGAGACCGATGTAGATTTTGCCATATACCATTTGGGCCAGATTCAACAACTATTGGAAAAACCTGATAAAAAACTCACCATGGTCTATGAGCTGAACGGGAATAGGGAGGAAATGGAATCCAACTATTTTCGTGAGGTCATGTATAACTTGGAACATACCATTCACCATCAGGCACTGATTAAAGTTGGTATCAACCAGCTTACCCATGTTATGCTGCCCGATTCCTTTGGTGTTGCCCCCTCTACCATTCAGTATAGAGAACAGGCCGTGTAA
- a CDS encoding NAD(P)/FAD-dependent oxidoreductase, whose translation MTNKKSKTHQNPENQYNTHFCLPENNHPVIVVIGAGFAGINFIKQLDGKPVQIVLIDRHNFHQFQPLLYQVAISGLEPDSVVTPIRKLFKTCGNMIYRMATVEYVDTDQNKVQTNIGYVNYDYLVIATGSSTNFYGSKSIEKNSIGLKSINDAINIRSWMLQNLEKAVDGCNVQEKSRLTKFVIVGGGPAGVEMAGALAEFKKYLLRSDYPEIDPDSMQICLVQSGDQILPMMSKKASDHALKTLQKLDVDIILNGLVKDYDGEKVTVKMKVDDEEKIIKTNTLIWTAGVKGNLIQGINEKAVVGGRFKVNTYGQVDGLENVFAIGDIAAMITDENPRGHPMVAQVAIQQGKTLAKNLLSKTKKGSFSSHFHYVDKGSMATIGKKDAVADLKVTFLQGKLGWLLWSFIHLISITGFKNRFRVGISWMMKYFSYEKANQLIIRKYSRK comes from the coding sequence ATGACCAATAAAAAAAGTAAAACACACCAAAACCCCGAAAATCAATACAACACCCACTTTTGCTTACCTGAAAACAATCACCCAGTAATAGTAGTTATTGGGGCAGGTTTTGCTGGAATAAATTTTATAAAACAGCTAGATGGCAAACCCGTACAGATCGTACTGATCGATCGTCACAATTTCCATCAATTCCAACCTTTGCTATATCAGGTGGCCATTAGTGGGCTTGAGCCAGATTCTGTTGTGACACCCATACGCAAGCTTTTTAAGACCTGTGGCAACATGATCTACAGAATGGCTACCGTGGAATATGTGGATACGGACCAAAACAAAGTCCAAACAAACATAGGGTACGTGAACTACGATTATTTGGTCATAGCCACTGGAAGCTCCACCAATTTTTATGGGTCAAAAAGTATTGAAAAAAACAGTATTGGACTGAAGAGCATCAACGATGCTATTAATATCAGAAGTTGGATGCTGCAAAACCTTGAAAAAGCGGTTGACGGGTGCAACGTGCAGGAAAAGAGCAGGCTTACCAAATTTGTGATAGTAGGTGGTGGACCCGCTGGGGTAGAAATGGCAGGTGCGCTGGCCGAATTCAAAAAATACCTGCTCCGTAGCGACTATCCAGAAATAGATCCGGACAGTATGCAGATATGTCTGGTGCAATCCGGTGATCAGATATTGCCCATGATGTCCAAAAAAGCATCGGACCATGCTTTAAAAACATTGCAAAAATTAGATGTGGACATCATACTTAACGGTCTGGTCAAAGACTATGATGGTGAAAAGGTCACGGTAAAGATGAAAGTGGATGACGAAGAAAAAATAATAAAGACAAATACCTTGATCTGGACGGCCGGGGTAAAAGGAAACCTAATACAGGGAATCAATGAAAAAGCCGTAGTCGGTGGAAGGTTCAAAGTGAATACCTACGGACAGGTCGATGGTCTTGAAAACGTGTTTGCCATTGGAGACATTGCAGCGATGATCACCGACGAAAACCCAAGGGGACATCCTATGGTAGCCCAAGTAGCCATTCAACAAGGAAAAACCTTGGCCAAAAACCTCCTTTCAAAGACAAAAAAGGGAAGTTTTTCTTCACACTTTCATTATGTGGATAAGGGATCCATGGCCACAATCGGTAAAAAAGATGCGGTAGCCGATTTAAAGGTCACTTTTTTACAAGGAAAGTTAGGTTGGCTCCTTTGGTCATTTATCCATTTGATTTCCATTACTGGGTTTAAAAACAGATTTCGGGTTGGAATAAGTTGGATGATGAAGTATTTCAGCTATGAAAAGGCGAATCAATTGATCATTAGGAAATACAGTAGAAAATAA
- a CDS encoding YceI family protein, translating to MRRLSVVLVTLVVFTLSAFKPTADKLISKDGHISFYSHTDIEDITANNYKVVSTIDTTTGDIVFSVPMQGFEFEKALMQKHYNSKNFLNTKKFPKAKLIGKINNLESVDFSKDGTYEAKVSGDLDIKGQTKPITEIATITVKGGQVTLDSKMDVVLGDYGITFSGGKPSTNIAKKVEVTVKAVYTK from the coding sequence ATGAGAAGATTATCAGTAGTATTAGTAACCTTGGTAGTATTTACACTATCGGCTTTTAAACCTACGGCGGATAAGTTGATCAGCAAAGATGGCCATATCAGTTTTTATTCCCACACGGATATTGAGGATATAACGGCGAACAATTACAAAGTGGTCAGTACGATTGATACCACAACGGGTGACATTGTTTTTTCGGTGCCCATGCAAGGTTTTGAATTTGAAAAGGCATTGATGCAGAAACATTACAACAGTAAGAACTTTTTGAATACCAAGAAATTTCCAAAAGCAAAGTTGATCGGCAAAATAAACAATCTCGAAAGTGTCGATTTTTCAAAGGATGGAACTTACGAAGCCAAGGTGTCCGGAGATTTGGACATCAAAGGGCAGACAAAACCCATAACAGAAATAGCAACCATCACCGTAAAGGGTGGCCAAGTTACCCTGGATTCCAAAATGGATGTCGTCCTTGGAGATTATGGCATTACGTTTTCTGGGGGTAAACCTTCAACCAATATCGCCAAAAAGGTTGAGGTTACTGTTAAAGCGGTTTATACCAAATAA
- the glk gene encoding glucokinase, whose amino-acid sequence MKAKDLILAADVGGTKTLMCLFNMIDGNPHTIKTNRYVSCDFDSLETIVKDFLGDFESVPKAAAFGIPGPVEDGMVKSTNLPWVIQKKNLSVKTGIEHIRLANDLAATAYSIPNLNPDEIINIKEGKLVNSPERYVVLAPGTGLGQSFLVCSEGRKTVIPSEGGHADFAPTSKMESELFGFLLQKFGHVSYERVISGIGLPNIFDFLVSIKKETPEKMTLERMKNEKRAVVITKMALEKKDMVCEKALDIFVSILGTHAGNLALAFLPDGGIYLAGGIPFKILSKIQGKGFMDSFLRKGRMREVVEHTPINLVTNNQAAMKGAALMAYELSQQ is encoded by the coding sequence ATGAAAGCTAAAGATTTAATATTGGCGGCAGATGTGGGTGGCACAAAAACACTCATGTGCCTATTCAACATGATTGATGGCAATCCCCATACAATCAAGACCAACAGATATGTAAGTTGCGATTTTGATAGTCTCGAAACAATCGTGAAAGATTTTCTTGGGGATTTTGAAAGTGTCCCAAAAGCGGCGGCATTTGGTATTCCGGGACCTGTGGAGGACGGTATGGTGAAATCCACAAATCTCCCCTGGGTCATACAAAAGAAAAACCTAAGTGTCAAAACAGGAATTGAGCACATACGTTTGGCCAACGATTTGGCGGCAACGGCCTATTCGATACCAAACCTGAATCCTGATGAAATCATCAATATCAAAGAGGGTAAGCTCGTGAACAGTCCCGAAAGGTATGTGGTCTTGGCACCAGGTACCGGACTGGGGCAATCTTTTTTAGTCTGTAGTGAAGGTAGAAAAACGGTCATCCCGTCAGAAGGGGGACATGCCGATTTTGCGCCCACTTCCAAAATGGAATCCGAGCTTTTCGGCTTTCTATTACAGAAATTCGGACATGTAAGCTACGAGCGTGTCATCTCCGGTATTGGCCTTCCCAATATTTTTGATTTTCTGGTCTCCATAAAAAAAGAAACACCTGAAAAGATGACTCTGGAAAGGATGAAAAACGAAAAAAGAGCTGTGGTCATTACTAAAATGGCCCTTGAAAAGAAGGACATGGTATGTGAGAAAGCGTTGGATATTTTTGTTTCCATTCTTGGAACACATGCCGGAAACCTGGCACTCGCTTTTCTGCCCGATGGCGGCATATACCTTGCAGGGGGAATCCCCTTTAAAATCCTATCTAAAATACAAGGAAAGGGCTTTATGGATAGCTTTTTACGAAAAGGAAGAATGAGGGAGGTTGTGGAGCATACTCCCATAAATTTAGTCACTAACAATCAAGCGGCTATGAAAGGTGCTGCTTTAATGGCCTATGAACTTAGTCAACAATAA
- the gnd gene encoding phosphogluconate dehydrogenase (NAD(+)-dependent, decarboxylating) — protein sequence MKIGFVGLGKMGFNMVHRLLINDHEVVVWDRSAETIKEIEKLGAVGASSLEDLVEKLPSRKVVWLMVPAGKPVDQNLDELLEMLNKNDIVIDGGNSYWKDTQARGEKAAKEGVHFLDCGTSGGVWGLQNGYCLMYGGEKEAAEYAEPIFKTLAPEDGYVYCGAPGTGHLVKMVHNGIEYGMMQSYAEGFEILEKTPYDLDLAKIADAWQYGSVVRSWLLELAVLALNEDPKLDKLKDFVSDSGEGRWTIQTAIDFDVPAHVITASLFTRFQSRQEESFAMKMLAALRNQFGGHAVKSKNN from the coding sequence ATGAAAATAGGATTTGTAGGATTAGGCAAAATGGGGTTCAATATGGTACACCGCCTATTGATTAACGATCATGAAGTAGTGGTATGGGACCGGTCGGCGGAGACCATAAAGGAAATTGAAAAATTGGGTGCCGTCGGAGCCAGTTCATTGGAAGATCTAGTTGAAAAACTACCCTCAAGAAAAGTGGTATGGTTGATGGTGCCTGCAGGAAAACCCGTAGATCAAAACCTTGATGAGCTACTGGAAATGCTCAATAAAAACGATATCGTTATCGATGGTGGCAATTCGTACTGGAAAGACACACAAGCACGTGGTGAAAAAGCTGCAAAAGAAGGAGTCCATTTTTTGGATTGTGGCACAAGCGGAGGCGTTTGGGGGCTTCAAAACGGCTATTGCCTTATGTACGGTGGTGAAAAAGAAGCCGCTGAATATGCAGAGCCTATCTTCAAAACATTGGCTCCTGAAGATGGTTATGTGTACTGCGGAGCCCCTGGTACCGGACACTTGGTAAAAATGGTGCACAACGGCATTGAATATGGTATGATGCAATCGTATGCCGAAGGCTTTGAAATTCTAGAGAAAACCCCTTATGACCTCGATTTGGCAAAAATCGCCGATGCCTGGCAATATGGTAGTGTGGTCCGTTCTTGGTTATTGGAACTGGCTGTATTGGCACTGAACGAAGATCCCAAGCTGGACAAACTGAAGGACTTTGTATCCGATAGCGGTGAGGGACGATGGACCATACAGACTGCTATTGATTTTGACGTGCCCGCCCATGTAATCACGGCATCCTTGTTTACCCGTTTCCAATCACGACAAGAAGAATCATTTGCCATGAAGATGCTCGCTGCGCTTCGAAACCAATTTGGGGGGCATGCCGTTAAATCAAAAAATAATTAA
- the tkt gene encoding transketolase — MKKDLEQLCINTIRTLSMDAVQAANSGHPGTPMALAPVAYTIYDRFMKFNPENPDWVNRDRFILSAGHASMLLYSTLHVTGYDVTLDDIKSFRQLHSKCAGHPEYGHTPGVETTTGPLGQGLATSVGFAIAQKWLADRFNKPDYNLLDYRIFSLAGDGCMMEGISGEAASLAGHLGLNNLIWLYDNNKITIEGNTDLAFTEDVATRFIAYGWNVQRIGDANDLEMLDRAISIAKKERGRPTLIIVDSHIAYGAPTKQDTHGAHGSPLGEEEIKATKAFYGWDPDKSFFVPDEVKKYAEEITARGKTQNKEWDDLFAKYKKDYPELGHELKLIQNKELPQGWDSDIPVFEAGTEVSGRVASSKVLNAIASKIPFMIGGSADLSPSTLTDLKKESSFQSDNHGGKNIHYGIREHAMGAIANGIALAGLKTFDSTFMVFSDYARSSIRLSALMNLPVTHIFTHDSIGVGEDGPTHQPIEHIASLRAIPNLEVIRPADANEVAVLWKHIMQSKNTPTALILSRQNLPVFDRTKYTSADGALKGGYVMADSKGTPDVILIATGSEVQIAIEAYEALKLEGINPRVVSLPSWNLYGQQSPEYWESVLPSKVKARVAIEAGSTFGWRRFVGLHGEGEVLGMRTFGASGKLNNLLQEFGLTVDAVVSTAKSVIKHD, encoded by the coding sequence ATGAAAAAAGATTTAGAACAACTCTGTATCAATACCATCAGAACATTGTCAATGGATGCCGTACAGGCAGCGAACTCCGGACACCCTGGCACACCAATGGCACTTGCACCGGTAGCCTATACCATTTATGACCGCTTTATGAAATTCAATCCGGAAAATCCAGATTGGGTCAACCGTGATCGTTTTATCCTTTCTGCCGGACATGCGTCCATGCTACTCTATAGCACTTTGCACGTTACCGGGTACGATGTTACTTTGGACGATATAAAGTCCTTTAGGCAATTGCACAGCAAATGTGCTGGCCATCCTGAATATGGCCATACACCCGGTGTCGAGACTACCACCGGGCCATTGGGACAGGGATTGGCCACTAGTGTAGGGTTTGCCATTGCCCAAAAATGGTTGGCCGATCGTTTCAATAAACCTGATTACAACCTTTTGGATTACCGCATTTTTTCCTTGGCGGGCGATGGGTGCATGATGGAGGGAATTTCCGGTGAGGCCGCCTCCTTGGCAGGGCATTTGGGGCTTAACAACCTTATTTGGCTCTATGACAACAATAAGATCACCATTGAAGGAAATACCGATCTGGCCTTTACCGAAGATGTGGCGACCCGCTTTATTGCCTATGGATGGAACGTACAACGGATCGGTGATGCCAATGATCTGGAAATGTTGGACCGTGCGATCAGCATTGCCAAAAAAGAACGGGGCAGACCCACATTGATCATTGTGGACAGCCATATTGCCTATGGGGCTCCTACCAAGCAAGACACGCACGGAGCCCACGGATCACCACTTGGTGAAGAAGAAATTAAGGCTACAAAAGCCTTTTACGGTTGGGATCCCGACAAAAGCTTTTTTGTACCCGATGAGGTGAAAAAATACGCCGAAGAAATCACCGCACGGGGGAAGACCCAAAATAAGGAATGGGACGATCTATTTGCCAAGTACAAAAAGGACTATCCGGAATTGGGTCATGAACTAAAATTGATCCAGAACAAAGAACTGCCCCAAGGATGGGACAGTGACATCCCAGTTTTTGAAGCGGGGACCGAAGTGTCTGGTAGGGTGGCTAGCAGCAAGGTACTGAACGCCATTGCATCAAAGATTCCGTTTATGATAGGGGGATCTGCTGACCTTTCACCCTCTACCCTTACCGACCTGAAAAAGGAAAGCAGTTTTCAAAGCGACAACCATGGCGGCAAAAACATACACTATGGCATTCGCGAACATGCCATGGGAGCCATTGCCAACGGAATTGCATTGGCAGGTCTAAAGACTTTTGATTCCACTTTTATGGTGTTCTCCGATTATGCACGTTCTTCCATTAGGCTATCGGCATTGATGAACCTTCCCGTAACGCATATCTTTACCCACGACAGCATTGGTGTTGGTGAAGACGGCCCCACACACCAGCCCATAGAACATATTGCGTCGTTGAGGGCTATACCCAACCTTGAGGTCATCAGACCTGCGGATGCCAATGAGGTCGCCGTTTTATGGAAACACATCATGCAGTCTAAAAATACTCCGACGGCATTGATCTTGAGCAGACAGAACCTGCCTGTTTTTGATAGGACAAAATACACCTCTGCAGATGGTGCCCTAAAAGGTGGCTACGTCATGGCGGATAGTAAAGGAACACCAGATGTCATTTTGATTGCAACAGGATCAGAAGTACAAATAGCCATAGAAGCCTATGAAGCTTTGAAATTGGAAGGCATAAACCCCAGAGTTGTAAGCTTACCAAGCTGGAACCTATACGGTCAACAGAGTCCAGAGTACTGGGAGTCCGTTTTGCCGTCCAAGGTGAAGGCCAGGGTGGCCATAGAAGCGGGTTCTACCTTCGGGTGGAGAAGGTTCGTTGGACTTCATGGAGAGGGTGAAGTATTGGGAATGAGAACGTTTGGAGCCTCAGGAAAATTGAACAACCTGCTCCAAGAGTTCGGGCTTACGGTCGATGCGGTCGTCAGTACCGCAAAGTCAGTTATTAAGCACGATTAA